A portion of the Edaphobacter lichenicola genome contains these proteins:
- a CDS encoding alpha/beta fold hydrolase gives MFWMICAVIALAVVGIPTALLIQRKVRQGKAAARLRIESACGISEERFVKIGGVEQWIGIRGEDEANPVLLIVHGGPGSSCSMFTPHIRSWENHFTVVQWDQRGSGRTFGRLGRRGSGEISMEQLTRDGIEVAEYLRSRLRKDQIFLLANSFGSTFGIQIVRRRPDLFFAYIGADQNVGMARGRDENRAEVMERLKTVGLDKGVKALERIGTDPTHWTPDDFTAVARWTMKSDPQGYRRTIKLLKDAIWFAPGWRLKDIRAFVSGMSFSLEQLLPEASQYDAWQQGTRFEIPFFIYQGENDVLLTPRLARTYFNDVVAPIKRMVLISDAGHFAAFLQPTQFLEDLLTHVRPLASIPA, from the coding sequence ATGTTCTGGATGATTTGCGCGGTCATCGCGCTTGCCGTTGTGGGCATCCCCACCGCTCTACTGATTCAAAGGAAAGTACGGCAGGGGAAAGCCGCTGCGCGGTTGAGGATTGAGAGTGCTTGCGGCATTTCTGAAGAGCGCTTCGTAAAAATTGGCGGAGTTGAGCAGTGGATCGGAATCAGGGGAGAGGATGAGGCCAACCCCGTACTTCTCATCGTCCACGGTGGGCCAGGCAGTAGCTGCTCCATGTTCACTCCGCACATACGTTCCTGGGAGAACCACTTCACCGTTGTTCAGTGGGACCAGCGAGGCAGTGGCCGGACGTTCGGCCGATTGGGGCGGCGCGGTAGCGGAGAAATCAGCATGGAGCAGCTCACCCGCGATGGGATCGAAGTCGCAGAGTATCTGCGCTCGCGCTTGCGCAAGGACCAGATCTTCCTGCTTGCGAATTCGTTTGGATCCACGTTTGGAATTCAGATCGTACGCCGACGTCCGGATTTGTTCTTCGCCTACATTGGCGCCGACCAGAACGTCGGTATGGCGCGAGGGCGGGATGAAAACCGCGCTGAAGTGATGGAACGGCTCAAAACCGTAGGCCTCGATAAGGGGGTGAAGGCGCTCGAACGAATCGGTACCGATCCGACGCACTGGACTCCCGACGACTTCACCGCAGTTGCACGCTGGACGATGAAGTCAGATCCGCAGGGATATCGCCGCACGATAAAGCTTCTGAAAGATGCGATTTGGTTCGCACCTGGGTGGAGACTGAAGGACATTCGCGCATTTGTTTCTGGAATGAGCTTCTCCCTCGAACAGCTCTTGCCTGAGGCATCCCAATATGATGCCTGGCAACAAGGCACGCGGTTCGAGATTCCCTTCTTCATCTACCAGGGAGAAAACGACGTCCTGCTGACGCCGAGATTAGCGCGTACCTACTTCAATGACGTCGTCGCGCCCATCAAGCGGATGGTGCTAATTTCCGATGCCGGCCATTTCGCAGCGTTCCTGCAGCCAACGCAATTCCTGGAGGATTTGCTAACTCACGTTCGTCCGTTGGCATCGATCCCGGCTTAG
- a CDS encoding TetR/AcrR family transcriptional regulator: MPTKNANKVNQAWGKRPPPSRGPKPALSTTEIARAAIELADAEGLEAITMQRVARTVGVTTMALYRYFPGKADLLDLMIDSAGDSVPNFGKPTSPWSTRLKEWARRCLAIYQNHPWFLEATSARRSIMGPNELLWMEAALAMLAESGLAAADRHSAFLALIGQVRGHATFQETRKQGESTQEWTHDLAHVLKSEADRYPALLKALDSGAFSKKPARAFDFAVDCILDGIRARVK, translated from the coding sequence ATGCCGACGAAAAACGCCAATAAGGTAAATCAGGCCTGGGGCAAGAGACCACCTCCAAGCCGTGGTCCCAAACCCGCGCTTAGCACGACTGAGATTGCGCGTGCCGCCATCGAACTTGCGGATGCGGAGGGCCTGGAGGCAATCACAATGCAGCGGGTAGCACGAACGGTGGGGGTCACAACCATGGCTTTGTACCGCTACTTCCCGGGAAAGGCGGACCTTCTGGACCTGATGATTGATTCCGCGGGCGATTCCGTTCCGAACTTTGGCAAGCCCACGTCGCCATGGAGTACGCGATTGAAGGAATGGGCCCGTCGTTGCCTGGCAATTTATCAGAACCATCCCTGGTTTCTGGAGGCTACGTCGGCGCGTCGCAGCATCATGGGTCCGAATGAGTTGTTGTGGATGGAGGCCGCGCTGGCAATGCTGGCTGAGTCCGGCCTGGCGGCTGCAGACAGGCATTCTGCTTTTCTTGCCCTCATCGGCCAAGTACGCGGCCACGCCACATTCCAGGAGACCAGAAAACAGGGTGAATCCACCCAGGAGTGGACCCACGATTTGGCTCATGTGCTCAAGTCGGAAGCGGACCGCTATCCGGCTCTGCTGAAAGCCCTCGATTCGGGCGCATTCTCCAAAAAGCCCGCACGCGCCTTCGATTTTGCGGTCGACTGTATCCTCGATGGAATCCGAGCGCGTGTCAAATAA
- a CDS encoding PadR family transcriptional regulator, with translation MTFNNQKSVENLTDPWQAQLKKGTLEMAALAALWSGPLYGLEILRFLETKSELVLAEGTIYPILSRLKKEGLLTSEWVEAEAGHPRKYYSLTASGRERIRHMAAVWVDFSANLRRLIQPVLDQKGQKEEKR, from the coding sequence ATGACGTTCAATAACCAAAAGTCGGTCGAAAATCTAACCGATCCATGGCAAGCTCAGTTGAAGAAGGGCACCCTGGAAATGGCGGCCTTAGCCGCGCTTTGGTCTGGACCGCTTTATGGACTCGAGATTTTAAGATTTCTAGAAACCAAGTCCGAACTTGTACTCGCCGAAGGAACAATTTATCCGATTCTGAGCCGCTTGAAAAAAGAAGGACTGCTCACTTCGGAATGGGTCGAAGCTGAAGCTGGGCACCCTCGAAAATACTATTCTTTGACGGCCTCAGGCCGTGAACGCATTCGCCACATGGCAGCAGTCTGGGTGGATTTTTCAGCGAATCTAAGACGGCTCATCCAGCCAGTCCTGGACCAAAAAGGCCAAAAGGAGGAGAAGCGATGA
- a CDS encoding DUF1700 domain-containing protein: MSVLGDREVQLYLESLRNALKGLPTDEQDDILQEIGAHIRDRAESSDFYLPAVLRALGKPEEIANQYREGAILDHARASISPVRLLHALWIFARRGLWGVFALLFAVFGYLASTGLIITALVKLAFPAHVGLWLGANHFLLGFTSSPPPYATEKLGAWYTPVVGVTGFLLLSLTILGSRSLLGHMHQWRNGTFRSEGPVPVSSIGNQQ, from the coding sequence ATGAGCGTGTTAGGAGATAGAGAGGTCCAACTTTACCTGGAGAGTCTTCGCAATGCCCTCAAGGGCCTGCCTACCGATGAGCAGGACGACATTCTCCAGGAGATAGGCGCGCACATACGAGATCGAGCGGAATCCAGCGACTTCTATCTACCCGCAGTCCTTCGAGCGCTGGGAAAGCCGGAGGAGATTGCTAATCAGTATCGCGAAGGTGCAATTCTTGACCACGCAAGGGCCAGTATTTCGCCGGTGCGATTGTTACACGCGTTATGGATCTTTGCGAGAAGAGGTCTCTGGGGAGTTTTCGCGCTCCTCTTTGCTGTCTTCGGCTATCTGGCCAGCACCGGTCTGATCATCACTGCCCTTGTCAAACTGGCCTTTCCTGCACACGTTGGTTTGTGGCTCGGCGCGAATCATTTTCTTTTAGGATTCACCTCGTCGCCCCCGCCCTATGCCACGGAGAAACTTGGAGCCTGGTATACACCGGTCGTCGGCGTCACTGGCTTTCTGTTGCTATCGTTGACGATTCTTGGCAGTCGCTCGTTATTGGGCCATATGCATCAGTGGCGAAACGGAACCTTCAGATCGGAAGGTCCCGTTCCTGTGTCTTCGATTGGAAACCAGCAATGA
- a CDS encoding CPBP family intramembrane glutamic endopeptidase, whose translation MAAAKLRDHSSTHVLASRTLDTKTSRFVSISSGTASLTREYPLAYPPSELEAVKETVMSKIKSIKWIFVGANQIRTGWRALLFIMCWIALYAAVGLPSRHLLHVDKGREIPFHVAAVGEALQLIATLGATWVMSKVERRDIFAYGLSGPRFLAWCVRGWLIGLAAVSLMILSLWSLGCWHFDGIHTHGSSALLYAILWGVLFSAVAFSEECTFRGYLFVTLSRGMNAWPAAVCLSILFAAVHLSGSGENWFGIFALFFTGLMFSFIVWRTQSLAAAFGLHASWDWAQSYLYGVADSGNRIHGYLVRSHMSGNELLSGGSVGPEGSILVIPVMLLIAVTVHLTTGPRHSSD comes from the coding sequence TTGGCAGCGGCGAAGCTACGTGACCATTCATCAACCCATGTGTTAGCCAGTCGCACCCTCGACACGAAAACTAGTCGTTTTGTTTCCATCTCATCAGGCACCGCTTCATTGACGCGGGAATACCCGCTCGCCTATCCCCCATCGGAACTCGAAGCCGTCAAGGAAACCGTTATGTCCAAGATCAAATCGATAAAGTGGATTTTTGTTGGTGCGAACCAGATAAGAACTGGCTGGCGCGCTCTTTTGTTCATCATGTGCTGGATAGCACTCTATGCAGCAGTGGGACTACCTTCGCGTCATCTCCTGCACGTTGATAAGGGGCGCGAGATTCCTTTTCATGTTGCTGCAGTCGGTGAAGCTCTGCAACTCATCGCTACACTCGGTGCGACGTGGGTAATGTCGAAAGTGGAACGTCGCGACATCTTCGCCTACGGACTATCAGGACCGCGTTTCCTTGCCTGGTGTGTGCGCGGCTGGCTAATTGGCTTGGCCGCTGTATCGCTCATGATCTTGAGCTTGTGGAGCCTTGGCTGCTGGCATTTCGATGGAATCCATACTCACGGTAGCTCGGCACTTCTTTATGCGATTCTTTGGGGCGTCTTATTTTCAGCGGTTGCCTTCAGCGAGGAGTGCACTTTTCGTGGCTATCTGTTCGTGACTCTGAGCCGTGGCATGAATGCCTGGCCCGCTGCGGTATGCCTATCCATACTCTTCGCAGCTGTCCATTTGAGTGGGAGTGGTGAGAACTGGTTTGGCATCTTTGCTCTTTTCTTTACGGGCCTGATGTTCAGCTTTATTGTTTGGCGGACTCAATCTTTGGCCGCCGCCTTTGGTTTGCACGCATCCTGGGACTGGGCGCAATCCTATCTATACGGAGTCGCAGACAGTGGCAATCGAATACATGGATATCTGGTCAGGTCGCACATGAGTGGTAACGAATTGCTTAGTGGAGGTTCCGTCGGTCCAGAAGGAAGCATCTTGGTCATCCCAGTCATGCTGCTCATCGCGGTGACCGTCCATCTCACAACGGGCCCCAGACATTCGTCTGACTAA
- a CDS encoding TetR/AcrR family transcriptional regulator: MARTKVQLSRETIAAAALAIADAEGFEAVSMRRVAQELNVGTMSLYYYVKTKDDLIAVMDDALMSVALLESVPKNWKPAITAIATRTHSMFLRHPWALVSMQSAPSGVNAMRHMEQCLEALAKTSMTAKQKLTLLAMVDDFVFGHALREAASEKEVDLEFATAQIATGDFPQIAEIFKGGRIEIGKDRFQVGLGLLLEQYDPQRPKLSPERRRS; the protein is encoded by the coding sequence ATGGCAAGAACAAAAGTACAACTAAGCCGGGAGACGATCGCAGCCGCCGCACTTGCCATCGCCGATGCGGAAGGATTTGAGGCGGTTTCGATGCGTCGTGTGGCGCAGGAATTAAACGTCGGAACAATGAGTCTTTACTACTACGTCAAGACCAAGGACGATCTGATCGCGGTGATGGATGACGCGCTGATGAGTGTGGCGCTTCTTGAATCGGTGCCCAAGAATTGGAAACCTGCGATCACGGCGATTGCTACCCGGACTCACTCGATGTTCCTCCGTCACCCTTGGGCACTCGTCTCGATGCAGTCGGCCCCCTCCGGAGTCAATGCGATGCGGCATATGGAGCAGTGCCTGGAGGCACTCGCAAAGACTTCGATGACAGCAAAGCAGAAGCTCACACTGCTCGCTATGGTCGACGACTTCGTCTTTGGTCATGCTCTCCGCGAAGCAGCCAGCGAAAAAGAAGTTGACCTGGAATTCGCAACAGCACAGATAGCTACAGGTGACTTCCCCCAAATTGCGGAGATCTTCAAAGGCGGTCGGATTGAGATCGGAAAAGATCGCTTCCAAGTGGGACTGGGTCTCCTCCTTGAGCAATACGACCCGCAGCGGCCTAAACTTTCCCCAGAACGCAGACGTAGTTGA
- a CDS encoding SDR family oxidoreductase, which yields MLQTAEETNGGDADKRVAVITGATGGIGSAVAKALSGAGYQLVLSGRSTSKLNALAATMQTASVVVAGDLQDSALPHLLLSTALESFGRCDVCLNNGGILEVGQIQDIDIDRVCEMVRVNVEAAFRVTYAFLKHFVSQRTGHLINVSSVLGKKVRSTAGAYAGTKHAIEALSEALRMELSKTDVQVSCIEPGLIRTGLHDGWEIHPTQLMGISEPLLPDDIARMILFLLQQPSHVRIPQLMILPKGHEI from the coding sequence ATGTTGCAAACGGCGGAGGAAACGAACGGCGGCGATGCCGACAAGAGGGTAGCGGTAATTACTGGTGCGACTGGCGGAATCGGCTCAGCAGTCGCAAAGGCGCTTTCTGGCGCAGGATATCAGCTTGTTCTCAGTGGCCGTTCGACATCGAAGCTCAACGCATTGGCAGCGACCATGCAAACGGCGTCCGTGGTTGTCGCCGGTGATCTGCAAGACTCCGCGCTCCCGCATCTTCTACTCTCAACAGCACTTGAGAGTTTTGGCAGATGCGACGTTTGCCTCAATAATGGCGGAATCCTGGAGGTAGGGCAGATACAAGACATCGACATCGATCGAGTCTGTGAGATGGTTCGCGTCAACGTTGAGGCTGCATTCCGCGTCACCTACGCTTTTCTAAAACATTTCGTCAGTCAGCGAACAGGACACTTAATCAACGTTTCGAGTGTTTTAGGCAAGAAGGTGAGGTCTACCGCGGGCGCTTATGCTGGGACGAAACATGCGATCGAAGCACTCTCTGAAGCCTTGCGCATGGAGTTAAGCAAGACGGATGTTCAAGTATCTTGTATTGAACCTGGCTTGATTCGAACAGGACTTCACGATGGTTGGGAGATCCACCCGACTCAGCTCATGGGCATATCGGAACCATTGCTGCCAGATGACATAGCCCGCATGATCTTATTTCTACTTCAACAACCATCGCACGTGCGTATACCGCAATTGATGATCCTACCAAAGGGGCACGAAATTTAG
- a CDS encoding FAD-dependent monooxygenase gives MPGKSVLIVGAGPTGLTLALDLLRRGISCRLIEAAETPFTGSRGKGLQPRTLEIFDNLGIIEPILAAGGLYPKMRIHLGPLSIRMGSLGSSKPATESIPYPNLWMVPQSRTEAILRERLHALGGRVEFNCAITNVQQSQDSVDATFSNGETMQVDYLVGCDGGRSTVRKMLGLKLEGEAIDEKPMIVADVEIDSLDRSDWHIWPFVKGGAIGLCPLPNTSLFQLTAKAEAVGEDVEGVVLKATGHRIECVTWRSIYQPAVRMVNRYRVGRVFLAGDAAHVHPPAGGQGLNTGVQDAYNLGWKLAHVLRGGPDSLLDSYQSERLPIAAAVLGLSKRLHQTRSIKRGDATNQLALHYRSSSLSSGNALGTLLPGDRMPDVRFDDGSRLFDHLRGPRASEVATIGGQRILIRPDGYIAHIGVKHFGEYAGEPTQAIEGTVSLQSRR, from the coding sequence GTGCCAGGAAAAAGTGTACTGATCGTCGGAGCTGGACCAACTGGGTTGACGCTTGCGCTCGACCTTTTACGCCGCGGAATATCCTGCCGCTTGATTGAGGCCGCGGAAACACCGTTCACTGGCTCTCGCGGCAAAGGCCTGCAACCGCGAACACTCGAGATCTTCGATAACCTCGGGATCATCGAACCGATCCTCGCCGCCGGTGGGCTCTATCCGAAGATGCGCATTCACCTAGGTCCTCTTTCGATTCGCATGGGCTCGCTAGGTTCGTCCAAACCTGCGACCGAGAGTATCCCTTATCCAAATCTCTGGATGGTGCCGCAATCGCGCACCGAGGCCATCTTGCGTGAGCGTCTACATGCTCTCGGTGGCCGAGTAGAGTTTAATTGTGCGATCACCAACGTTCAGCAGAGTCAGGACAGCGTTGATGCTACGTTCTCGAACGGCGAAACGATGCAAGTGGACTATCTGGTTGGATGTGATGGTGGCCGCAGCACCGTGCGAAAGATGCTTGGCCTGAAACTGGAGGGCGAAGCGATCGACGAAAAGCCCATGATCGTCGCGGACGTCGAGATCGATAGTCTGGATCGCAGCGACTGGCATATCTGGCCATTCGTCAAAGGTGGCGCGATTGGGCTTTGCCCGTTGCCGAACACATCGCTGTTTCAATTGACCGCGAAGGCGGAGGCTGTTGGGGAAGATGTCGAAGGTGTAGTGCTCAAGGCCACCGGGCATCGCATCGAATGCGTCACGTGGAGGTCGATCTATCAGCCCGCCGTCCGCATGGTAAATCGCTACCGTGTCGGCCGTGTGTTCCTCGCAGGAGACGCCGCGCACGTGCATCCGCCTGCAGGAGGACAGGGTTTGAATACCGGCGTACAGGATGCCTACAACCTGGGTTGGAAGCTGGCCCACGTCCTCCGGGGCGGACCCGATTCATTACTCGACAGCTACCAATCCGAGCGTTTGCCCATTGCCGCCGCTGTATTGGGCTTAAGCAAGCGGCTGCACCAGACAAGGTCAATCAAGCGCGGCGACGCGACCAATCAACTCGCCTTGCATTACCGGTCTAGTTCTCTATCTTCGGGCAATGCACTGGGAACTCTGCTACCCGGTGATCGCATGCCGGATGTCCGATTCGACGATGGTAGTAGGCTCTTCGATCACCTGCGCGGACCCCGCGCATCCGAGGTTGCCACGATCGGAGGGCAACGAATTTTGATTCGCCCCGATGGCTACATTGCACACATCGGTGTGAAGCACTTCGGCGAATATGCGGGAGAGCCCACGCAAGCCATTGAAGGAACAGTCTCTCTGCAAAGTCGCCGATAG